A genomic segment from Microcella flavibacter encodes:
- a CDS encoding VOC family protein, producing the protein MSVLSTTTTLFVDDQQRALEFYTTHFDYVVHQHVPMGDVAWITLVMPGVGPGFTLSLEPSDHEHVRALRASLVEEGIPFFSIGVADATAEVERLRGEGVTIVQEATELGPVVVAVIDDGVGNLVQVASMTEQSAG; encoded by the coding sequence ATGAGCGTTCTCAGCACCACGACCACGCTGTTCGTCGACGATCAGCAGCGCGCGCTCGAGTTCTACACGACCCACTTCGACTACGTCGTGCACCAGCACGTGCCGATGGGCGACGTGGCCTGGATCACGCTCGTCATGCCCGGCGTGGGCCCGGGTTTCACGCTGTCGCTCGAGCCCTCCGACCATGAGCACGTGCGGGCGCTGCGCGCGTCGCTCGTGGAGGAGGGCATCCCCTTCTTCAGCATCGGCGTCGCCGACGCGACCGCCGAGGTGGAGCGCCTGCGCGGCGAGGGAGTGACCATCGTGCAGGAGGCGACCGAACTCGGGCCGGTCGTCGTCGCCGTCATCGACGACGGGGTCGGCAACCTCGTGCAGGTGGCGAGCATGACGG
- a CDS encoding alpha/beta hydrolase — MTPGRGAGPVAGGIAEGAPADGARPPHVIVLPGGGYHRLADHEGEPVAEWLRSLGLEASVHRYPVLTRHPGPLHSVRARVGELRVEGVQRLGVLGFSAGGHLAGHAAASGLVDAAILGYPVVSMQLPTHAGSRHALIGARAMPWTRRALSVDRLVTHAMPPTFVWHTADDAVVPVQHAYRLVDALADHDVPHALHVYPRGRHGLGLVDGVDGGSEAGIARHWTRDCAEWLRSIGWVEEG, encoded by the coding sequence GTGACGCCGGGCCGAGGCGCGGGGCCGGTCGCCGGGGGAATCGCCGAAGGCGCTCCTGCCGACGGCGCCCGCCCGCCGCACGTCATCGTGCTGCCCGGCGGCGGCTACCACCGCCTCGCCGACCACGAGGGCGAGCCGGTGGCCGAGTGGCTGCGCTCGCTCGGGCTCGAGGCGAGCGTGCACCGCTACCCGGTGCTGACGCGCCACCCCGGTCCGCTGCACTCGGTGCGGGCGCGCGTCGGCGAGCTGCGGGTGGAGGGGGTGCAGCGGCTGGGCGTCCTCGGGTTCTCGGCCGGCGGCCACCTCGCCGGCCACGCCGCCGCTTCGGGTCTCGTCGACGCGGCCATCCTCGGCTACCCGGTCGTCTCGATGCAGCTGCCGACGCACGCCGGCTCGCGCCACGCCCTCATCGGCGCGCGCGCCATGCCCTGGACGCGCCGCGCCCTCTCCGTCGACCGGCTCGTGACGCACGCGATGCCGCCGACCTTCGTCTGGCACACGGCCGACGATGCGGTGGTCCCGGTGCAGCACGCGTACCGATTGGTGGATGCTCTCGCCGACCACGACGTGCCCCACGCGCTGCACGTGTACCCGCGGGGACGCCACGGGCTCGGGCTCGTCGACGGCGTCGACGGCGGCTCCGAGGCAGGCATCGCGCGCCACTGGACCCGCGACTGCGCCGAGTGGCTGCGGTCGATCGGGTGGGTGGAGGAGGGCTGA